The Bactrocera dorsalis isolate Fly_Bdor chromosome 3, ASM2337382v1, whole genome shotgun sequence genomic interval TCTTTTTATCAATTTCCCAGTGACCAAAAACTATCGAAAAGTTTAACTTAAATCTTGAATAGGAGTATATAAAGGGAGGTTGGATCGTAGCTTgttgtagaagttcacgcaagtgaaaaAGAGTTCTACTGAGCGTCATCTCACTTGAggagtagccagaaacgattcttttacattgGCTCCAAGCAGCTCATACTTcttcttagaccaagtatcctctgggtagccaaaaaaacaaCAGCTTTGAAAGCGTGCTGAAGTGAGAAGGGGAAATCATTTCTTCCCTGgcttgtgcgctaggtttggaaccagccacgtaaaaaaacaccgcCAAAGGAAAGAAAAACCAGCTTCGGATGCCGGCTATAtccgtaagcggtgcctacgccaataGTAAAGAACATACAAAGGTAAACCTTGGagatctaaagggtgatttttaagagcttgatacagggtgttttttaaaaaaaaaacgcatataaATGTTTTGGCAAAAATCTCATCGTGTTCTTATTTGataacgttagattggttcatgacattactttttgaagataatttcaattaaatgttggaccgcggctgcgtcttaggtggggCACATCGGAAAAGTCCGAATtttttttgggcaactttttgtCGCAAttagcatttcggccggaataaaGCGCAGAATTTTCGCTTCGGAAATGTTGGTCTTcaaaagctggaatagttgctggcttatgtatgtagaacttttagacttgacgtatattagccccacaaaaaatagtctaaaaggcgttaaaaaaaaaaaatttttttttgtttttttttttttttttttccgcATGATTCTTGGTGGCCAaattacgggtccatttcttgaggatgaattgttgtccgaagttttccctcaaaatggccatagattGAATCCGCGaaagctgtgtggcatgtagcgccatcttgttgaaaccacatgtcaaccaagtgtcagttcttccatttttggcaacaaaaagtttgttagcctcgaaaacgatagcgatcgccaatcaccgtaacgttgcgtccaaacagcatctttgaaataaataccCGTGGTCCAATGATTCCCACCAGGgttacaaaccacaccaaacagtgcatttttagGGATGcgatgggcagttcttgaacggcttctggttgctcttcaccccaaatgcggcacttttgcttttttacgtagccattcaaccagaaatgagcctcatcgctgaaacaAACACGCGCGGCGAAACAACATTTCGGAACCGAACcatgattttggtaataaaattcaatgatttgcaagcgttgctcgttagtaagtctattcatgatgaaaaatgtcaaaagcctactgagcatctttctctttggaCACCATgttgaaatcccacgtgatctgtcaaaatactaatgcatgaaaatccaaCCTCAAAAAAACAccgtgtattaaaaaataagggtGTTTTTTAAGACATTACAATGCATTTAAATGTTATGGCGAAAATTAGTTTTAGTGATATTATAAAGAAGATAAGGTTTTGTTCGTTAAGGGACTTAAAAATGATTCTGGGCAAGCTGATCGTCCGCAGCTTGGCCTCGAATAAATTCTTGTCGAAAAAACCGaattttcaacaactttttgtAGGCAATTAGCATTCAGCAATAATAGACGCCGAATATTTCGCTTCCAATGTTCATCATCGTCCTCGGGACTTATCGGCGTAGGCAAGCGACCCCACAATGGGACATAGTCCAACGTTGTTAAACAGTGTTAAAACCACAGAACCTTGGAAGACCATTACCACAGGACCCACCGACGCGAAGATAATACGGTCATcacaaattttcttcaaataaattgattgttttggTGGCTGTATGACATGTAACTGCCGTCGTCTTCATCAACATGGTTCAATTTAGATACGGAAAAGACACGGGAAAGTTCATTAATCGGCGACCTATGGCTGTATGATGCTTCCCTTATTGAATGCGAATTTTCATTGCACCGGCCttcaattttgaataaatatagaGTAATAATTTTGTCTGCCCATAAACACCCTAAACATTGACTTTTTGAAGATGTGACGGTGTCTTTATAATGGATTCTGGATTATGGCCTCTCGTTTTGGGCTCATTCACCGACCATGCGGTACGCTATatgatcgttcggcttcaaATCTTGCTCGAGATGGATTTTGTAAGCCCGCACTCTGATCGTTTCGCAAAATCTTCCATTAAAGGGATGGGCACAGCTCCAATTGATACGCACGTTGGCGGATGAACTTAGTCTTCTCGGGTCTTCTTTGGTACTCTGTTCCACAGCAGCAATGGCGCCTTTGCTGCGCATTGTACGAGGTTTCTTCGTATTATAAGATAGAGTAAACAGGGTGCAAAACGATCCATGCTTGCTCGAAACTTGCTCCAAACTGTGTATAAATTAAGCGAAAGCTGTCAAAAAGACCAATTCCGAAAATTTcctcccagcgagcattcttttgagatatgAGAACAGAAAGTAGTCGCTGGTGGCCAGATCAGAAGAATACGGTGAATGTGGAAGCAATATGAAGATCAATTCATGGATCTTTGTCATTGCTTTCACTGACTTTATGACACCTTAACCTTGTCAGCCGACTGTTctgtttttccacgctttggagcgagttcatcgtgtgcagtcaaCTCGGTTGAGCGAAATGATGGATCCATGTTTCATCTACAGTTATATATCGATCCAAAAACACAGGTTTATTaggcttgaacatctccaaacaatGCTCCGagtcatcaactcgtcgttgtttttggtcaaaagggaGTTCCCGCAATATCCAATTTGCAGAGAGCTGTCTCATACACAAATATTCGGGAATGTTATGATGTACACGTTCGTTGAAATTTTTAGAGTGCCTACTATATCGCACAATTTAACTTAAGGgttatccaaaatatttttaaggactattttgatattttcgtcgGTAAGAaccttttgggcgtccactgcgttcgCTGTTTTCGGTGgtcatttcaccacgtctaaacttagcatacaaGCCATTGGTGTTTGGGTTTCCTAGGGCAGTGCCTGAAAACTCATCTTCAAGCCAcatttttgcttcaactgtattttttaaaacGAACTTCGGTTgcgttaataaaatttttagtgaagCTTCAGACCACGTCTATATCGTTATAAGTGTCAATCTTTAGACTTTTGCATCGAAGTTCAGCAATATCGGACTATGTTAACTGATTTCAAGTTTTGTATTCAATTAGAGATCTGTCGTTGGTAATCTGCCTTATCAATAAATCAGTCTACCGAGTTTAATGATTACAGTTGTCGTAAAACATATCGTTAAATGCTCGTAAGACTGTTCATAAGCTCAGGAGCTACTGTCGCAGAAATATCAGTTTACCAAAACTACAGACGTTGCCAATTTGTACTCAGAAAAGTTTATTAAGTGTCGAGAAAAGACTTCGCTGATTTTACGACTTCGTTTCATAGTCCATTTGTCACTGTTTTATCGCAATTACAAACAGTCTTACGAGTATTTAACGATGTCTATAAGTTGAGTTGTCATTGAAATCAATACACCGTTAGGCAGCAAGAGCTCAGAAGAGGCATAATACAAATTGGCGTGTGTCGAAGACACTTGTTAATGAGGTGTAATGACGTCTTTTATGCTGATCAAACCTGATGCTATAATCTCTGAGCAGATAGAGTACCGATTGATTACAAGATAATTTTAATGAGAAATCGCGTtcctaattttttgttttgatttctctACTTCCAGGTCACCTTAGTCCCAGTGAACATCAGTATGGGTCCACTACTAGTCTTCTTCCTGTATTTGCTACAATTGCAGGCGACAATACGAAGCGAAATCATAGAATCACCAAACGAACAACTAAACACCATATCCGACACTGATGATACCGATTTAAATGAAAGCGGGCCTAACGAACGAACTGAGAATTCACAAAAATTACctttcatacaaactggacgCGATCCAACTGAAGTAGAGTTTCGTTATCCCATCGCATCGTTGAATATTGACTATAcgaaaaatttgattattttgaaatttcgtaAGTCCAAGGCCGACGAAGAGGAGGAGCGTCGTCGAAAATCGTTTAATGAGAATTTCATGCGTTTTGGACGCGATGCAGATTTCATGCGCTTCGGACGCAGTCCATCTGACTTTATGCGCTTCGGCAAACGTGCGCTCGAACAAGTGCCCAAAGTGAATAGTCTCGATCACGATTATACGGTTAACTACGATAAGAGCGCCGATGCGGGTCGACGCATTGAACGCAGTCAAGAGGGTATACGCGATTCACGCGGTGACAACTTCATGCGTTTCGGTCGACCAGCCGATGACTTTATGCGTTTTGGACGTAGCGCTAATGACTTTCTACGCTTTGGCCGTGCTTCGGGTGATTTTATGCGCTTCGGTAGAAATCCTTCGGACTTTATGCGTTTCGGACGCGGTGGTTCTAATGATTTTATGCGTTTTGGTCGCAATTCCAAGAACGATTTCATGCGCTTCGGACGTACGCCAAAGGAACAACGTGGCGACAATCAAGATTTCATGCGTTTCGGGCGACCGGACAATTTCATGCGCTTCGGTAGAACACCGGCAACAGTAAAACAACCAACGGTTGCACCGAATTTCAT includes:
- the LOC125777113 gene encoding FMRFamide-related peptides-like codes for the protein MGPLLVFFLYLLQLQATIRSEIIESPNEQLNTISDTDDTDLNESGPNERTENSQKLPFIQTGRDPTEVEFRYPIASLNIDYTKNLIILKFRKSKADEEEERRRKSFNENFMRFGRDADFMRFGRSPSDFMRFGKRALEQVPKVNSLDHDYTVNYDKSADAGRRIERSQEGIRDSRGDNFMRFGRPADDFMRFGRSANDFLRFGRASGDFMRFGRNPSDFMRFGRGGSNDFMRFGRNSKNDFMRFGRTPKEQRGDNQDFMRFGRPDNFMRFGRTPATVKQPTVAPNFMRYSKPDQNFMRFGKSLGQQANENSTKPPLPREVIKEAAKILHQAEQYGGIGESNPMDRAIKVLFSKDGEHETSAQDEKSAQTDAEAIDEDTDTDYELNELNLVQ